The Vicia villosa cultivar HV-30 ecotype Madison, WI linkage group LG1, Vvil1.0, whole genome shotgun sequence genome includes a region encoding these proteins:
- the LOC131621941 gene encoding GDSL esterase/lipase At1g29670-like, giving the protein MAFETKTLLIFPLLLLAACYMQEFVYGKSQVPCLFIFGDSLSDSGNNNNLRTLSKVNYKPYGIDFPKGPTGRFSNGLTSIDILAQLLGFEDFIPPFANTMGSNILKGVNYASGSAGIRNETGKHLGADIDLGLQLQNHKTIIARISNMLGGVQQASRYLNQCLYYVNIGSNDYINNYFLPQFYSSSRVYNPTQYAQDLIDRLSQSIMTLHNAGARKMMLVGIGPIGCTPNAIATHGSCIQEPNAAALIFSSKLKSLVNRLNMKFTGSKFIFRDSTTDYYTSLKSFRVTNAACCRLVLNSLCALNQTPCGNRNEYMFWDGFHPTSAANKLTALRSYNSTNLDLLYPMNVQQLIQS; this is encoded by the exons ATGGCTTTTGAAACAAAAACATTGTTGatttttcctcttcttctcttggCTGCATGCTACATGCAAGAATTTGTCTATGGAAAATCCCAAGTGCCTTGTCTTTTTATATTTGGTGACTCTTTATCTGATAGTGGAAACAACAATAATCTTCGTACACTTTCAAAGGTTAATTACAAACCATATGGCATAGACTTTCCAAAAGGACCAACTGGAAGGTTTTCTAATGGACTAACATCAATTGACATACTTG CTCAACTTTTGGGATTTGAGGATTTCATTCCCCCCTTTGCAAATACTATGGGCTCAAATATATTGAAAGGTGTTAACTATGCATCTGGATCTGCTGGAATTCGTAACGAGACGGGCAAACATTtg GGTGCTGATATCGACTTGGGATTACAGTTACAAAATCACAAAACCATAATTGCTCGAATATCAAATATGCTTGGTGGTGTTCAACAAGCTTCACGATATCTAAATCAGTGCTTGTATTATGTGAATATAGGAAGCAAcgattatataaacaattattttcTTCCTCAATTCTATTCATCAAGTCGCGTCTATAACCCTACTCAATACGCTCAAGATCTTATCGACCGATTATCTCAATCTATAATG ACTTTGCATAATGCTGGTGCAAGAAAAATGATGCTAGTTGGTATAGGACCTATAGGTTGCACTCCAAATGCCATTGCTACTCATGGATCATGTATTCAAGAGCCGAATGCTGCTGCATTAATTTTCAGTAGCAAACTTAAATCTCTAGTGAATAGACTCAATATGAAATTCACTGGTTCTAAATTCATTTTTAGAGACAGTACAACAGACTACTATACTAGTTTAAAAA GTTTTAGAGTTACGAATGCTGCTTGCTGTCGATTGGTATTGAATTCGTTGTGTGCTCTTAATCAAACTCCTTGTGGGAATAGAAATGAGTATATGTTTTGGGATGGATTTCACCCGACTTCGGCTGCGAATAAACTTACGGCATTGCGTTCATACAATTCTACAAATCTAGACTTATTATACCCAATGAATGTTCAACAACTTATTCAGTCATGA